Part of the Acidobacteriota bacterium genome, GTTTGATCTCATCCTCGATCACTCTTGCCAGCGGCCGCGCCCCGAAGGCCGGGTCGTAGCCTTTATCGGCCAGCAGGGTGCGGGCGGCGGGGGTGAGTTGGAGGGTGACTTTCTTTTCGCTGAGGGGGGCGCGCAGTTCGTCGATCAGTTTGTCGACGATTTGCTCCATCACCGCCGGGGTGAGGGGATCGAAGGAGAGGCGGGCGTCGAGGCGGTTTCTGAACTCGGGGCTGAAGAGCTGCTCGACGGCGCGGTCGCTGTCCGCCTGGCGGCCGCTGCCGGAGAGGCTGGCGGTAGTGGCTTCGCTGAAGCCGGGGTTGCGGCGGGCCATTTCCTGGGCGCCGACGTTGGAGGTCATCAGCAGGATGACGTGACGGAAGTCGATGGCTTTGCCGTTGGTGTCCGTCAGGGTGCCGTGATCTTTCACCTGGAGGAGCAGGTTGAAGACGTCCGGATGGGCTTTTTCGATCTCGTCGAGGAGCAGCACCGCGTGGGGGCTCTGGCTGACCGCTTCGGTCAGTAGTCCGCCGCGGTCGAAGCCGACGTAGCCCGGCGGGGCGCCGACCAGCCGCGAAACGGTGTGCTGCTCGCGGTACTCGCTCATGTCGAAGCGTAGGAAGGCGACGCCCATGGTGTCGGCGAGCTGTTTGGCGACTTCGGTTTTGCCAACGCCGGTGGGGCCGGTGAGCAGGAAGGAGCCGACGGGCTTTTCCGGTGCCCGCAGGCCGGCGCGGGAGACTTTGATCGCGTCGACCAACCGGTCGATCGCGCGGTCCTGGCCGAAGACACGCTCCTTGAGGCGCCTTTCGAGGCTTTGGAGGCGTTCTCGGTCACCGCTCTGGACGGTGACCGCCGGCACCCGCGCAATGGCGGCGACGATCTTCTCGATGCTTCCCACCGTCACCCGCCGCACTTCACGGAGCGCCGCCGCGGCGCCGGCTTCGTCCATCAGGTCCAAGGCCGAGTCCGGCAGCCGGCGGTCGCGCAGGAAGCGGCCGGCGAGGTCCGCCGCCGCCACCAGGGCGGGCTTGCTGTAGGAGACGCCGTGGTGCTCTTCGTACCGCTCCTGGAGGCCCTGGAGGATCTTGACGGTCTCTTCCTGGGAGGGCTCCCGCACCTCGATCCGCTGGAAGCGGCGGGCGAGGGCGGAGTCGCGCTCGAAGTTCTGGCGTAGCTCTTCCCAGGTGGTGGCGCCGATCATCCGCAGGCGGCCGTCCTGGAGGGCGGGCTTCAGCAGGTTGGAGGCGTCCATCGAACCCCGGCCGGCGCTGCCGGCGCCGACCACCGTGTGGATTTCGTCGATGAAGAGGATCGGATCGGCCTGCTCTTCGAGGGCCGCTAGCACCGCCTTGATGCGGTTTTCGAAGTCGCCGCGGTAGCGGGTGCCGGCGAGCAGCGCCCCCAGGTCCAGCCGGTAGATGCGGGTGTCGGCGAAGCGATCCGGCACTTCGCCCCGGGCGATGCGCCGCGCCAGACCCTCGACCAGGGCGGTCTTGCCCACGCCCGGATCGCCGACGAACAGGGGATTGTTCTTGCGCCGCCGCTGGAGCACGCGGAGGGTGCGGCGAATCTCGCCGTCGCGGCCGACCAGTGGGTCGATGCGGCCCGCCTCGGCGAGGGCCGCCAAATCCTGGGTGAAGGCTTCCAAGGGATCGTCGACGGGGAGTTCGTCTTCTTCGAAGTCGGGGTCTTCGGCAGCGGCGTCGGGGTCGCCCTCGGCCGGCCGCCGGCCGCTTCGTCGGACCCGGCCGGGGAGGGCGGCGCGGTCGGCCCGCGATACGCCGTGAGCCAGGTAGCGCACGACGTCCAGTCGGGAGACGCCCTCTTCTTTGAGGATGTGGACGGCGTCGGCCTGGGCCTCGAAGAACAGCGCGGCCAGGAAGTCGGCGCCGGAGACCTCTTCCCGCTGGGCGCCCTCCGCCTGGGCGCCCGCTCGGGCGAGGGTGCGTTGCAGAGCGAGGGACAAGCGCGGCTGCACCAGATCACTCTCGAATGGGCTTTCGAGTTCTTCTTCCAGGTAGACCTGCAAGCGCTCCCGCAGCCGGCGCACGTTGGCGCCGGCGTTCTTCAACACCTCGGCCGACTCGTCGTCCAGGGTCAGGGCGTGGAGCAGGTGTTCGAGGCCGGCGTATTCGTGGCCGTGGCGCCCTGCCTCCGAAACGGCGACGGTGAGGCAGATTTCGAGATCTTGGGACAGTTGCATGATGAGGTGCTCTTGGTCGTTCCTTCGACGGGCCGATGGCGTCTGTCGTCCACGGTCCGGTACAGTCTGTCATTCCGCTTCGAGGGTCAGTCGTAGAGGCATCTCTTGGGCCTCGGCGTCGGCGGTGACCTCGGCGACCTTGGTCTCCGCCACGTCTTTTGGGTAGGTACCCGCCACGCCGACCCCCCGGTGGTGGATCTGGAGCATCACATAGGTGGCCTCGGCGGGGCTCTTGTGGAAGTGGCGCACCAGCACTTCCACCACGAAGTCCATGGTGGTGTAGTCGTCGTTGTGTAACAGGACCTTGTAGCGCCGGGGCCGGCGCCGCTGGTGCTTCTTCTCCGTCGCCAGATCTTCTGCGGCATCGCCCAGGGGGTCGGAGGGAGAATCGAATCGGCTCATCGGGAACCAAATTATGCCGCAACCCGTTACCGAGCAAGGCCTTTGATGCCGCGCTGCGGCTAATTGGCTCTTTGTCCCCACGGTTTTCCCCTCAGGGCTGCTATACTCCTCAGCGGCATGCGCCCCCTGCGGGCCGGATACGTCTTCCGGTTTTCCCATTCGAGAGCCGCGGGTGCGCCCGAAGGTGACGAAACGGCCGGAACAATCCTCGCGCCGGCGTAGAAAGCCCAATTGAACATGCACCAGGTCACCCGAATTCAGGTGAAACGCCTGGTTCGATGTGTTTTCGCCGGATGGCGGCGCCGAACGCTCGGTACGGTGGCCCTCTGGCTGTTTGAAGGAGGTCCGGCGAGAGTCGGGTCGAAGGAATCGATCATTGATTCCGCGACGCCCGCGGCCAGTTGGCCGGGGATAAAGCGGTAGGGAAGCGACAGAAGACAATGGCATTGCACAGAATCCGCAGAGGGCTCAATCTGCCGATCACCGGTGCGCCGGAGCAGACCATCGAGGACGCGCCGTCGCCCTCGCGGGTCGCTTTGATGGCCGCCGACTATCCCGGCATGAAGCCCACGATGCACGTGTCCTTGGGCGACGCGGTCACCCGCGGTCAACTCCTGTTTGAGGACAAGAAGACCCCCGGCGTGCTCTACACCTCGCCGGCTACCGGCAAAGTGGTGGGGGTGCATCGGGGGGCGCGCCGGGCACTCATTTCGGTGGTGGTGGAGATGGCCTCGATCGAGCACGGCGGCCGGGCCCAGAACCACCGGTTCAAGAGCTACACCTCGAAGCCCGCCGAGAGCCTGAATCGCGATCAGGTACGCGATCTACTGGTGGAGTCGGGCATGTGGCCATCGCTGCGCAAGCGACCCTTTGGCAGGGTGCCGGCGCCGGATGCCGAGCCTCACTCGATCTTTGTCACGGCGACGGACTCCCAGCCCCTGGCGGCGGATCCGGCGGTGGTAATGGCCGGCCGCGAGCGGGAGTTCGAGGCCGGCTTGGTGGCCCTTGGCAAGCTGACCGCCGGCAACGTCTATGTGTGCGTGGCGAAGGGGCAGTCGGTGGCGGTGCCGTCCGATGACCGCTTCCGGGTCGAAGAATTCGCTGGCCCTCATCCTGCCGGCACCGCCGGCCTGCACATTCACCTGCTCGACCCGGTGCATCGCGGCAAAACCGTCTGGTACACCAACTATCAAGAGGTCATCGCCATCGGCGCCCTGGTCTCCTCCGGGCAGCTCGACTTCACCCGGGTCGTCTCCCTCGCCGGCCCGGGCATCAGGAAGCCGCGGCTCTTGCGCACCCGCCTGGGTACGTCGACCACTAGCCTGACGGAAGGCGAACTGGTCGGCGGCGAGCAGCGGTTGATCTCCGGCTCGGTGCTCGCCGG contains:
- a CDS encoding Na(+)-translocating NADH-quinone reductase subunit A; the protein is MALHRIRRGLNLPITGAPEQTIEDAPSPSRVALMAADYPGMKPTMHVSLGDAVTRGQLLFEDKKTPGVLYTSPATGKVVGVHRGARRALISVVVEMASIEHGGRAQNHRFKSYTSKPAESLNRDQVRDLLVESGMWPSLRKRPFGRVPAPDAEPHSIFVTATDSQPLAADPAVVMAGREREFEAGLVALGKLTAGNVYVCVAKGQSVAVPSDDRFRVEEFAGPHPAGTAGLHIHLLDPVHRGKTVWYTNYQEVIAIGALVSSGQLDFTRVVSLAGPGIRKPRLLRTRLGTSTTSLTEGELVGGEQRLISGSVLAGRKAEGEEYGYLGRFHHQLAVVREGREREFLGWLGPGFKKFSITRVFASALMPRKKFAFSTNANGSHRAIVPIGMYERVFPIDIPPSFLLRALVMQDVEQLEKLGVLELTEEDLALCSFVCPGKYEYGAHLRQALTTIEKEG
- a CDS encoding ATP-dependent Clp protease adaptor ClpS produces the protein MSRFDSPSDPLGDAAEDLATEKKHQRRRPRRYKVLLHNDDYTTMDFVVEVLVRHFHKSPAEATYVMLQIHHRGVGVAGTYPKDVAETKVAEVTADAEAQEMPLRLTLEAE
- a CDS encoding AAA family ATPase; this translates as MQLSQDLEICLTVAVSEAGRHGHEYAGLEHLLHALTLDDESAEVLKNAGANVRRLRERLQVYLEEELESPFESDLVQPRLSLALQRTLARAGAQAEGAQREEVSGADFLAALFFEAQADAVHILKEEGVSRLDVVRYLAHGVSRADRAALPGRVRRSGRRPAEGDPDAAAEDPDFEEDELPVDDPLEAFTQDLAALAEAGRIDPLVGRDGEIRRTLRVLQRRRKNNPLFVGDPGVGKTALVEGLARRIARGEVPDRFADTRIYRLDLGALLAGTRYRGDFENRIKAVLAALEEQADPILFIDEIHTVVGAGSAGRGSMDASNLLKPALQDGRLRMIGATTWEELRQNFERDSALARRFQRIEVREPSQEETVKILQGLQERYEEHHGVSYSKPALVAAADLAGRFLRDRRLPDSALDLMDEAGAAAALREVRRVTVGSIEKIVAAIARVPAVTVQSGDRERLQSLERRLKERVFGQDRAIDRLVDAIKVSRAGLRAPEKPVGSFLLTGPTGVGKTEVAKQLADTMGVAFLRFDMSEYREQHTVSRLVGAPPGYVGFDRGGLLTEAVSQSPHAVLLLDEIEKAHPDVFNLLLQVKDHGTLTDTNGKAIDFRHVILLMTSNVGAQEMARRNPGFSEATTASLSGSGRQADSDRAVEQLFSPEFRNRLDARLSFDPLTPAVMEQIVDKLIDELRAPLSEKKVTLQLTPAARTLLADKGYDPAFGARPLARVIEDEIKRPLTDALLFGELVKGGEVVVRVREGDVVLEVQ